In Paenibacillus kyungheensis, the following are encoded in one genomic region:
- the nagZ gene encoding beta-N-acetylhexosaminidase yields MKTIQLSDLTLDQKIGQLFVCGFHTNVPNEHITELIEKYHIGGVIYFRRNIGKARQITDLSAGLQQIAHRQGLPPLLIAIDQEGGMVSRIDQDEMSLIPGNMTLGAVNDVSLTSAASAISARELRTLGINVNFAPCVDVNNNPRNPVIGVRSYSEKPEVVATHGAAAIQAIQQEQVAATAKHFPGHGDTEVDSHYGLASVPHDKARLEQIELLPFRAAIQAGVDMIMSAHVIFPAFEPESIPATLSRKVLTDLLRTEMGFDGLIVTDCLEMHAIAKHFPIPQATVMAAQAGADLLLVSHTLEHQIAAIEAIKEAVQQGHLSEAQIDASVERILALKAKHQMNAKPYPIEEWTERLEPSTIEPILRDIAERSITLVKDEGQLPLQENDQVLVIWPQVTRLTEVDEPTGHDISSAQALRSYGINATQIIIDSRPEPEEIQHVLEQAVHYPKVIFAAYTSSGLLPLGQAELARQLSLLSDTALIVASVRNPYDINDLPEIKTYICSYENRKYAVEALAAVIAGVKPALGKLPVSLNDQYRIQL; encoded by the coding sequence ATGAAAACGATTCAATTATCAGACCTGACCTTAGACCAGAAAATCGGGCAATTATTTGTATGTGGATTTCATACAAATGTACCGAATGAACATATTACTGAATTGATAGAGAAATATCATATAGGTGGAGTGATTTATTTTCGCCGTAATATAGGAAAAGCTCGTCAGATTACAGACCTTTCAGCAGGATTGCAACAGATTGCTCACAGGCAAGGATTACCTCCATTATTGATAGCAATCGATCAAGAAGGAGGAATGGTGAGCCGAATTGACCAAGACGAGATGAGCCTGATTCCAGGCAATATGACATTAGGAGCTGTAAATGATGTAAGTCTGACTTCTGCGGCTTCAGCGATAAGTGCACGCGAACTACGCACACTTGGAATCAATGTTAATTTTGCTCCATGTGTAGATGTAAATAATAACCCCCGCAATCCGGTTATCGGTGTACGTTCCTATTCGGAAAAACCAGAAGTGGTAGCGACTCATGGAGCAGCTGCCATTCAAGCGATTCAACAAGAACAGGTAGCCGCTACAGCCAAGCATTTTCCCGGGCATGGAGATACAGAAGTCGATTCTCATTACGGCTTGGCTTCGGTGCCTCATGATAAAGCTCGTTTGGAACAGATAGAATTACTTCCTTTTCGAGCGGCTATACAAGCAGGGGTAGATATGATTATGTCTGCACATGTGATTTTTCCAGCGTTTGAACCAGAGTCGATTCCAGCAACTTTATCACGTAAAGTATTGACTGATCTGCTTCGGACTGAAATGGGTTTTGACGGATTAATCGTAACCGATTGTCTGGAAATGCATGCGATTGCGAAGCATTTTCCGATTCCACAGGCAACAGTGATGGCGGCGCAAGCAGGAGCCGATCTATTGCTGGTTAGTCATACACTAGAGCATCAGATTGCTGCGATTGAAGCAATCAAAGAAGCTGTTCAACAAGGTCATCTATCTGAAGCACAAATTGATGCTTCGGTCGAACGTATACTTGCGCTCAAAGCGAAGCATCAAATGAACGCAAAACCTTACCCGATAGAAGAGTGGACAGAGCGGTTAGAGCCGTCAACGATCGAACCGATTTTACGTGATATTGCAGAACGAAGTATTACACTTGTCAAAGATGAAGGGCAATTGCCTTTACAAGAAAACGATCAGGTATTAGTGATCTGGCCACAGGTAACACGTCTAACAGAAGTCGATGAACCAACAGGGCATGATATCAGCTCTGCTCAAGCGCTTCGTAGTTATGGCATTAATGCTACGCAGATTATTATCGATTCTAGACCAGAACCAGAAGAGATTCAGCACGTGTTAGAGCAAGCCGTTCATTATCCTAAAGTGATTTTTGCTGCGTATACATCATCAGGACTGTTACCTCTTGGACAGGCAGAACTAGCTCGTCAGTTATCTTTGTTATCAGATACAGCATTGATCGTAGCTTCTGTACGTAATCCTTATGATATAAATGATCTACCTGAGATCAAGACGTATATATGTAGTTATGAAAATCGAAAGTATGCTGTAGAAGCATTAGCCGCTGTGATCGCAGGAGTGAAGCCGGCACTTGGCAAGTTACCCGTTAGCTTAAACGACCAATATCGGATTCAATTATAG
- the pflA gene encoding pyruvate formate-lyase-activating protein — MVKGRVHSLETFGTVDGPGIRFVLFMQGCLMKCQYCHNPDTWNLDGGKVMELEEVLAEIEPYLSYYRSSGGGLTVSGGEPTLQAPFVRELFKAVKERWNLSTTLDSNGFNEPGKIHELLEVTDLVMLDIKHINNEKHKKLTGVSNERTLHTAQWLSDNGRKMWIRHVFVPGINDAEEDLIALGEFIGTLKGVEKFEILPYHQMGIYKWEALGRIYPLDGVPSPTEAEVDRAYRLIEQGRRQVSCV; from the coding sequence ATGGTAAAAGGCCGTGTTCACTCGCTAGAAACGTTCGGTACCGTCGATGGCCCGGGCATACGATTTGTACTATTTATGCAGGGTTGTCTGATGAAATGCCAATACTGTCATAACCCTGATACATGGAACTTGGACGGAGGTAAAGTGATGGAGCTAGAAGAAGTGCTAGCTGAAATCGAACCTTACCTGAGTTACTACCGTTCTTCTGGTGGAGGATTGACTGTATCCGGCGGCGAACCAACGTTGCAAGCACCTTTTGTTAGAGAATTGTTCAAGGCAGTCAAAGAACGTTGGAATCTCAGTACAACACTCGACAGTAATGGATTCAACGAACCTGGTAAAATCCATGAACTGCTTGAAGTCACAGACCTAGTCATGCTAGATATTAAGCATATTAACAATGAAAAGCACAAAAAATTGACTGGTGTATCGAATGAACGCACTCTACACACTGCACAATGGCTGTCTGACAATGGACGCAAAATGTGGATACGCCATGTATTTGTACCGGGAATTAATGATGCTGAAGAAGATTTGATCGCTTTAGGCGAATTTATCGGTACATTAAAAGGAGTAGAGAAGTTCGAAATTTTACCTTATCATCAGATGGGCATCTACAAATGGGAAGCGCTGGGACGCATCTATCCGCTGGATGGGGTTCCTTCGCCAACCGAAGCTGAAGTCGATCGTGCGTATCGTCTGATCGAACAAGGTCGTCGTCAAGTCTCTTGTGTCTAA
- the yidD gene encoding membrane protein insertion efficiency factor YidD codes for MKRKLSRRAVQAPIHVYRKFISPLKPPTCRFYPTCSQYALEAIDIHGVVKGVGLAARRIGKCHPFHPGGFDPVPPAKSKDTSSSVTNQEQQNA; via the coding sequence GTGAAGCGCAAATTGAGTCGTCGTGCGGTTCAGGCGCCGATCCATGTGTATCGCAAATTCATTTCACCACTCAAACCACCAACATGTCGCTTTTATCCGACTTGTTCTCAGTATGCTTTAGAAGCAATTGATATTCATGGTGTCGTCAAAGGTGTAGGATTAGCTGCCAGACGGATAGGGAAATGTCATCCTTTTCATCCAGGAGGATTCGACCCTGTACCGCCTGCCAAATCGAAGGATACATCTTCTTCAGTCACTAATCAGGAACAGCAAAATGCTTGA
- the pflB gene encoding formate C-acetyltransferase: MSVIERNVQDNLKKDAWRNFKSGKWAKHVDTRDFIEQNISAYQGNETFLAGPTSNTKDLWDIISKLSKEEIERGGVWDVDAATPSTITSHGPGYLDKDKEQIVGVQTDAPFRRSLQPFGGIKMMIDACKAYGFEVPEQIIDIFTNIRKTHNQGVFDAYTSDMRAARKAGIITGLPDAYGRGRIIGDYRRVALYGVDFLINERKQDLNDMEVDVIDEEVIRLREEVSEQIRALGELKKMAEMHGFDISKPAQTAKEAFQWVYFGYLAAIKEQNGAAMSLGRVSSFLDIYIERDVKEGTLTEQQAQELVDHFVMKLRIVKFLRTPDYNELFSGDPTWVTESIGGMAVDGKTLVTKNSFRFLHTLYNLGPAPEPNLTVLWSEQLPEAFKKFCAKVSIETSSIQYENDDLMRPIYGDDYGIACCVSAMRIGKQMQFFGARANLAKALLYAINGGRDEKSGVQVGPEYPAITSEVLEYDEVMKRFKAMMEWLGKLYMNTLNVIHYMHDKYSYERIEMALHDRDILRTMACGIAGLSVAADSLSAIKYAKVTPIRDERGIAVDFKIEGEYPCYGNNDDKVDQIAVELVETFMGMIRKNKAYRGATPTQSVLTITSNVVYGKKTGTTPDGRKAGEPFAPGANPMHGRDTKGALASLSSVAKLPYEDSLDGISNTFSIVPKALGKEEEIRKSNLVSMLDGYFGSNAHHLNVNVFAREQLLDAMEHPENYPQLTIRVSGYAVNFVKLTREQQMDVINRTFHGSM, from the coding sequence ATGTCAGTTATCGAAAGAAATGTACAGGATAATTTAAAAAAAGATGCATGGCGCAATTTCAAATCAGGTAAATGGGCAAAACATGTAGATACTCGTGATTTTATTGAGCAAAACATTAGCGCATATCAAGGAAACGAAACATTCCTAGCTGGCCCTACTTCAAATACAAAAGACTTGTGGGATATTATTTCTAAACTATCTAAAGAAGAGATCGAACGTGGCGGAGTATGGGATGTAGATGCTGCAACACCTTCTACTATCACTTCACATGGTCCTGGATACTTGGACAAAGACAAAGAACAAATCGTCGGTGTTCAAACAGATGCTCCTTTCCGTCGTTCGCTTCAACCGTTCGGTGGTATCAAAATGATGATCGATGCTTGTAAAGCATATGGCTTTGAAGTACCAGAACAAATCATTGATATCTTCACTAATATTCGTAAAACGCATAACCAGGGTGTATTCGATGCTTACACTTCCGATATGAGAGCAGCACGTAAAGCAGGTATCATTACAGGCTTGCCAGATGCTTACGGTCGTGGACGTATTATCGGTGACTATCGCCGCGTAGCATTGTACGGTGTAGACTTCTTGATCAACGAAAGAAAACAAGATTTGAATGACATGGAAGTTGATGTAATTGATGAAGAAGTTATTCGTCTTCGTGAAGAAGTATCTGAACAAATTCGTGCTCTAGGCGAATTGAAAAAAATGGCTGAAATGCATGGCTTCGATATTTCCAAACCTGCACAAACAGCTAAAGAAGCGTTCCAATGGGTATACTTCGGTTACCTTGCAGCAATCAAAGAACAAAATGGTGCAGCGATGTCTCTAGGACGTGTATCTTCTTTCCTTGATATTTATATCGAACGTGATGTAAAAGAAGGCACATTAACAGAACAACAAGCTCAAGAACTAGTTGACCATTTCGTAATGAAATTGCGTATTGTTAAATTCTTGCGTACTCCAGACTACAACGAATTGTTCAGTGGTGACCCTACTTGGGTTACAGAATCTATCGGTGGTATGGCTGTAGATGGCAAAACATTAGTAACTAAAAACAGCTTCCGTTTCTTGCATACATTATACAACTTGGGACCTGCACCAGAACCTAACTTGACTGTATTGTGGTCAGAACAATTGCCAGAAGCTTTCAAAAAATTCTGTGCTAAAGTTTCAATCGAAACAAGTTCTATCCAATACGAAAACGATGATCTTATGCGTCCGATCTATGGCGATGATTACGGTATTGCTTGCTGTGTATCCGCTATGCGTATCGGTAAACAAATGCAGTTCTTCGGAGCTCGTGCTAACCTTGCCAAAGCATTATTATATGCAATCAACGGTGGACGTGACGAGAAATCAGGCGTTCAAGTAGGACCTGAATATCCTGCAATCACTTCTGAAGTGCTTGAATATGACGAAGTCATGAAACGCTTCAAAGCAATGATGGAATGGTTAGGCAAATTGTACATGAACACATTGAACGTTATCCATTACATGCATGACAAATATAGCTACGAACGTATCGAAATGGCATTACATGATCGTGATATCTTACGTACAATGGCTTGTGGTATTGCTGGTCTATCTGTAGCAGCTGACTCATTGAGCGCTATCAAATATGCAAAAGTAACACCTATCCGTGACGAACGTGGTATTGCTGTAGACTTCAAAATTGAAGGTGAATATCCTTGCTACGGTAACAACGATGATAAAGTCGATCAAATTGCTGTTGAATTGGTAGAAACATTTATGGGTATGATTCGCAAAAACAAAGCATACCGTGGTGCAACACCAACACAATCAGTACTAACAATCACTTCTAACGTAGTATACGGTAAAAAAACAGGTACAACACCAGATGGACGTAAAGCTGGCGAACCATTCGCACCAGGTGCTAACCCTATGCACGGAAGAGATACAAAAGGTGCACTTGCTTCTCTAAGTTCTGTTGCTAAATTACCATACGAAGATAGCTTAGATGGTATTTCTAACACATTCTCTATCGTACCAAAAGCATTAGGTAAAGAAGAAGAAATCCGTAAATCAAACCTTGTATCTATGCTAGATGGATACTTTGGTAGCAACGCTCATCACTTGAACGTGAACGTATTTGCTCGTGAACAACTACTAGACGCTATGGAACACCCAGAAAACTACCCACAATTAACTATCCGTGTATCTGGATATGCTGTTAACTTTGTGAAATTGACTCGTGAACAACAAATGGATGTCATCAACCGCACATTCCACGGATCAATGTAA
- a CDS encoding Fur family transcriptional regulator, giving the protein MLSTEQIIDTMSAQGLRITDQRRTLARLFAEAPGYLTAKDVYDYMGKKYSGLSFDTVYRNLRVMQELGVLEQIVFEDGVKFKSHCSQDHHHHHMICLQCEKTYPIAFCPMDMTDMPEQFEVVKHKFEVFGYCKDCRQEMGAGDGKEGPTLHLKPSKLMSHEYDTHEPAGKSQ; this is encoded by the coding sequence ATGCTGTCGACAGAACAAATCATCGATACGATGTCAGCACAAGGGTTGCGAATTACAGATCAACGTCGCACATTAGCACGTTTATTTGCAGAAGCTCCCGGTTATCTGACCGCTAAAGATGTATATGACTATATGGGTAAAAAGTACAGTGGGCTTAGCTTTGATACGGTCTATCGCAATTTGCGTGTGATGCAGGAGCTAGGTGTATTAGAACAGATCGTTTTTGAAGATGGTGTCAAATTTAAAAGTCATTGCAGTCAAGATCATCATCACCATCATATGATCTGCTTACAATGTGAAAAAACGTATCCGATTGCTTTTTGCCCGATGGATATGACAGATATGCCTGAACAATTTGAAGTGGTCAAACACAAATTTGAAGTGTTTGGATATTGTAAAGATTGTCGTCAAGAAATGGGTGCTGGAGATGGCAAAGAAGGTCCCACTCTACATCTCAAACCATCTAAATTGATGTCTCATGAATATGATACTCATGAGCCTGCAGGTAAAAGCCAGTGA
- a CDS encoding stalk domain-containing protein has product MKFKKTLLIALLAVAQTVATVPGAQVHAAEGDVDSSIVQDVYNDTQGAVGDDTTVTDPNAVTDPNAVTDPTTDPAGTVPTVPTTPPTTVTPPVTTPTTPTVVTDVYSAGPNKVIFMMNSNQIYQDGKLYFSDQPMAVKSGVSYVSVRALVTRVGLKLTYDAKTKETIMQKDGKELRFKTDSKYYTVNGVSTLMKGPAFQQKNVFMVPLTSITQALNIPYTVQGKLVVLDLVVKPTASFTVSPTAIYAGQTLVTYKTKSTTSDGSPIANETWTGREDIFAEAGPHVITYSVMDSSGQWSDPYTVTINVLPPNQPPVAMFNTNQETYSMGELVTYTDMSTDDENAINPDLTKWDNKQLAFFTPGPQTITLTVTDKHGATGTYSKTINITDQTLYTAEDFYPLFTPTGDSFDFNGSLIPTWATVTNAQVTDDPSRLIRSNSPERVLTKGIVYQESATGATRFMVHHLNETGSSKKMYVVATNPNATPATLNIQAVGFGGPNPYATAVGKVSVRRYFESMQSGADAQSVVLQPGQSQVIFNQLSATAMKNDTVISLFGDLVSDSNVQYTVMMIDENQDPIAALATEPKLDRDGIHNRGTYDNAVRNIHVADLIGNTTVRMPIGDNNSDPNLMGTDPLSMTEASNAGNFGVLYKIKLDMVAPNTMISFNARGGRYSGYMYVNGAITAIKNNGAATTANDNVVLYRTGTLDTEAVELWFTAAPGSNLPVNLLFTQLPAKKQ; this is encoded by the coding sequence ATGAAATTCAAGAAGACGTTACTAATTGCATTACTCGCTGTAGCCCAGACTGTTGCGACTGTTCCAGGAGCACAAGTTCACGCTGCTGAAGGCGATGTGGATAGCAGTATCGTACAAGATGTATACAATGATACTCAAGGTGCTGTAGGAGACGATACTACAGTAACTGATCCTAATGCAGTTACAGATCCTAACGCAGTGACTGATCCGACGACAGATCCTGCTGGTACAGTACCCACTGTTCCGACAACACCACCTACTACAGTTACACCTCCAGTAACTACACCGACAACACCTACTGTGGTGACTGATGTGTATTCTGCTGGCCCTAACAAAGTGATTTTTATGATGAACTCTAACCAGATTTATCAAGATGGTAAATTATACTTTTCAGATCAACCTATGGCTGTGAAAAGTGGAGTATCTTACGTATCGGTTCGCGCACTTGTGACCCGTGTCGGTCTGAAGCTTACATATGATGCTAAGACCAAAGAAACCATTATGCAAAAAGATGGTAAAGAATTACGCTTCAAAACAGACAGTAAGTACTACACTGTAAATGGTGTGAGCACTTTGATGAAAGGCCCAGCTTTTCAACAAAAAAATGTATTTATGGTTCCTTTGACTTCGATCACTCAAGCATTAAATATTCCTTATACTGTACAAGGTAAATTAGTGGTATTGGATCTAGTTGTCAAACCAACAGCTTCCTTTACTGTTTCACCTACTGCTATTTATGCAGGTCAAACATTGGTAACATACAAAACAAAATCTACCACTTCTGATGGCAGTCCTATCGCTAATGAAACATGGACAGGACGCGAAGACATTTTTGCAGAAGCAGGTCCTCATGTGATCACGTATTCTGTAATGGATTCATCTGGTCAATGGAGTGATCCGTACACCGTTACGATCAACGTACTTCCTCCTAACCAACCGCCAGTAGCGATGTTTAATACGAACCAAGAAACATATAGCATGGGTGAATTGGTAACTTATACGGATATGAGTACAGATGATGAAAATGCAATTAACCCAGATTTAACAAAATGGGATAATAAGCAATTAGCATTCTTTACACCAGGTCCACAGACGATTACATTAACAGTAACCGATAAACATGGTGCAACAGGCACATATAGCAAAACGATCAATATAACAGATCAAACATTGTATACAGCAGAAGATTTCTATCCGCTATTTACACCAACTGGAGATTCTTTCGACTTTAACGGTTCATTGATTCCAACATGGGCAACAGTAACAAATGCTCAAGTCACTGATGATCCAAGTCGTCTGATTCGTAGTAACAGCCCTGAACGTGTTTTAACTAAAGGTATCGTATATCAAGAATCTGCTACAGGTGCAACACGCTTTATGGTGCATCATTTGAATGAAACAGGTAGTAGCAAAAAAATGTACGTGGTAGCAACGAACCCGAACGCTACACCAGCTACACTTAACATTCAAGCTGTTGGTTTTGGAGGACCTAATCCTTATGCTACAGCAGTAGGTAAAGTTTCTGTTAGACGTTACTTTGAATCCATGCAAAGTGGAGCAGATGCTCAATCTGTTGTTCTACAACCAGGACAAAGCCAAGTTATCTTTAATCAACTAAGTGCTACTGCAATGAAGAACGATACCGTTATTTCATTATTCGGCGATCTAGTAAGTGATTCTAACGTACAATACACAGTGATGATGATTGATGAAAATCAAGATCCTATCGCTGCACTTGCTACAGAACCTAAATTGGACCGCGATGGTATTCATAACCGTGGTACGTATGACAATGCTGTACGTAATATTCATGTAGCTGACTTGATCGGTAACACAACAGTTCGTATGCCTATCGGAGACAATAATAGTGACCCTAACTTAATGGGTACAGATCCATTGTCAATGACTGAAGCTTCTAACGCAGGTAACTTCGGTGTGTTATACAAAATCAAGTTAGATATGGTTGCACCTAACACAATGATTTCCTTTAATGCTCGTGGTGGTCGTTACTCTGGTTACATGTATGTAAATGGAGCAATCACAGCAATTAAAAATAACGGTGCAGCAACAACAGCGAATGATAATGTTGTGCTTTATCGTACAGGAACATTAGATACAGAAGCAGTAGAATTGTGGTTTACAGCAGCGCCTGGTAGTAACTTGCCAGTCAACTTGTTATTCACACAATTGCCAGCTAAAAAACAATAA